Proteins found in one Streptococcus anginosus subsp. whileyi MAS624 genomic segment:
- a CDS encoding IS30 family transposase: protein MSYFHLTITDRIKIETYLELGLKPCQIASKLGVHKSTISRELRRCQNGYSAALAQEQYDHRAKQKGRKSRLTPTLKKEIEDGLKSSWSPEQICGRYQLEQRPMVAFKTIYNWLYAGLIALDLSVLRRKGKTRQPKETRGRFRIGTSIAKRPKEVRNRETFGHWELDTVVSSRGKSKGCLATFLERKTRFYLAFKIPDRTAKSMFSAIEQLYKLFPKEALKTFTSDRGKEFACYPLVENLGISFFFADAYSSWQRGSNENANGLLREYFPKKTDLAAISDEALNKALYDINHRPRKCLAYRTACEALVDEYE from the coding sequence ATGAGCTACTTCCATCTTACCATAACCGACCGAATAAAGATAGAAACCTACTTGGAATTAGGTTTGAAACCTTGCCAAATTGCAAGTAAACTTGGCGTCCATAAGTCTACCATTTCAAGAGAGTTAAGACGATGCCAAAATGGTTACTCCGCAGCCCTAGCACAGGAACAGTATGACCACAGGGCTAAGCAAAAAGGTCGGAAGTCTCGTTTGACACCAACGTTGAAAAAGGAAATTGAGGACGGTTTAAAATCCTCCTGGTCGCCTGAACAGATTTGTGGCCGCTATCAGCTTGAACAAAGGCCGATGGTAGCTTTTAAAACAATCTATAACTGGCTCTATGCTGGTTTGATTGCTCTGGATTTGAGTGTCCTTCGTCGTAAAGGAAAAACTCGACAACCTAAAGAAACACGTGGAAGATTTAGGATTGGCACATCGATTGCCAAACGTCCTAAAGAGGTCAGGAATCGTGAGACCTTTGGTCACTGGGAGCTCGATACTGTGGTGTCTTCCAGAGGCAAAAGCAAGGGCTGTTTAGCGACCTTTCTGGAGCGAAAAACGCGCTTTTACTTAGCTTTCAAGATACCAGACAGAACAGCCAAATCCATGTTTTCAGCCATCGAACAACTTTATAAGCTATTTCCAAAAGAGGCTCTTAAAACCTTCACTTCAGATAGGGGAAAAGAGTTTGCCTGCTATCCTCTGGTAGAGAATTTAGGAATTTCCTTTTTCTTTGCGGACGCCTATTCATCCTGGCAGAGAGGAAGCAATGAAAACGCCAATGGCTTACTAAGAGAATATTTTCCAAAGAAAACAGATTTAGCCGCTATCTCTGATGAGGCTTTGAACAAGGCCTTATATGATATCAATCACCGACCACGAAAATGTTTAGCTTACAGAACTGCTTGTGAAGCTCTAGTGGATGAGTACGAGTAA
- a CDS encoding pullulanase, translating into MKKVYRLQSRTAEKRQHFGIRRLKVGVASIAISASVFLAGNVLAQAEEANSVENISIETVQPTSPTSERSDKVEVTNHQAVVSEKSENQEQASSSLLSTSSVANSLRTALTEESSSEKLDLTQAHSVRENTPALTTDSSTEAQATKKETAQAAEEKTATKPVEKAASAATPAKEDKIEEGSIRLHFKTLPSENLASLGLWTWDDVETPSSQKGSWPTGATSFSTAKKDDYGYYLDIKMAQKRSKISLLINNTAGTNLTGDKTIELLSPNMNEVWFDKDYNLHTYEPLKEGMVRINYYRTDGNYDKKSLWLWGDVENPSKNWPDGVDFEKTGKYGRYVDVPLKDAAKAIGFLLLDESKSGDDVKIQPQDYNLTNLKKNSQIFLRDADPNIYTNPYFVNDIRMTGAQHIGLTEIEATFSTLENAKKEDILKNLKITDKDSKEVVVKDIVLDPKTKKAKIIGDFGQAQAPYTVKYGNDQFKTSMNWQLKDSLYKYDGELGARVSQKGTKVDVTFWSPSADQVDLVVYDKNDQNKVVGKVAMTKGEAGTWRTTLTSQTNLEIKDYRGYFYHYEITRGDKKVLALDPYAKSLAAWNSEDAEKGESYKIAKAAFVDPSELGPKNLTYANIPGFKSREDAVIYETHVRDFTSDATISKDLKSQFGTFSAFVEKLDYLKELGVTHIQLLPVLSYYFVNELKNAERLDKYASSNSNYNWGYDPQNYFSLTGMYSTNPTDPAKRIEEFKNLVHEIHKRGMGVIMDVVYNHTAKTSIFEDLEPNYYHFMDADGTPRTSFGGGRLGTTHYMSRRVLVDSIKYLTSEYKVDGFRFDMMGDHDAESIQKAYEEAKKLNPNLVMLGEGWKTYAGDENKPVQPADQSWMKSTDTVGVFSDDIRNTLKSGYPNEGAPAFITGGKRNVEDVFKNIKAQPTNFEADDPGDVIQYIAAHDNLTLFDVIAQSIKKDPAIAANNQEIHRRLRLGNLMILTSQGTSFLHSGQEYGRTKQFRDPAYKYTVSEDKVPNKSHLLTNADGTPFEYPYFIHDSYDSSDAVNHFDWTKATNGDKFPENTKSRDYVKGMIALRKSTDAFTRKTKAEVDQNVTLITQPGKDGVEKEDTVLGYQVVASNGDIYAVFVNADSKKRKFNFGEAYRHLANAQVVADGNTAGVTAISNPAGVALGADGVTLAPLTATILRIQKNSKPNQEKPKEEQNQTKPSTPKGESGQTTTSSTQSNTSASQTQQQQAGAGKADKTLPSTGTTISIAGVLAGIGLLLSSVVVLKKKK; encoded by the coding sequence ATGAAGAAAGTTTATCGTTTACAATCTCGAACAGCTGAGAAGCGTCAGCATTTTGGAATCCGCAGATTAAAAGTAGGGGTAGCGTCTATTGCTATTTCTGCTAGTGTTTTTTTGGCGGGGAATGTCTTAGCGCAAGCAGAGGAAGCAAATAGTGTCGAAAACATATCTATTGAAACGGTGCAACCAACATCACCAACAAGTGAGCGGTCTGATAAAGTAGAAGTGACGAATCATCAAGCAGTCGTTTCGGAAAAGTCGGAAAATCAAGAGCAAGCAAGCAGCTCGCTTTTGTCAACATCTAGTGTTGCCAATTCTTTACGTACAGCTTTAACTGAGGAAAGCTCATCAGAAAAACTTGACTTGACCCAAGCTCACTCCGTAAGAGAAAATACCCCAGCTTTAACGACAGATTCAAGTACGGAAGCTCAAGCAACGAAAAAGGAAACTGCACAAGCAGCAGAAGAAAAAACGGCAACGAAGCCTGTTGAGAAAGCTGCATCAGCTGCGACGCCAGCTAAAGAAGACAAAATTGAAGAGGGCAGCATTCGTCTGCATTTTAAGACACTTCCGTCGGAGAATTTAGCTAGTCTTGGCTTGTGGACCTGGGATGATGTGGAAACACCTTCCAGCCAAAAAGGTAGCTGGCCAACAGGAGCAACCAGCTTTTCAACGGCTAAAAAGGATGATTATGGCTATTATCTTGATATCAAAATGGCACAAAAACGGAGCAAGATTAGTCTCTTAATCAATAATACAGCAGGTACAAATCTAACAGGTGATAAGACGATTGAATTGCTCAGCCCGAATATGAACGAGGTCTGGTTTGATAAGGATTACAATCTTCATACCTATGAGCCTCTAAAAGAGGGCATGGTACGAATCAATTATTATCGGACAGACGGGAATTATGACAAGAAGTCTCTTTGGCTTTGGGGAGATGTGGAAAATCCTAGCAAAAATTGGCCTGACGGAGTGGATTTCGAAAAAACAGGCAAGTATGGTCGCTATGTAGATGTTCCTTTAAAAGATGCTGCAAAAGCAATTGGTTTTCTGCTTTTAGATGAAAGCAAATCAGGTGACGATGTGAAGATTCAACCGCAGGATTATAATTTGACAAATTTGAAGAAAAACAGTCAAATTTTCCTCCGAGATGCAGATCCGAACATTTATACCAATCCTTATTTTGTTAATGATATTCGTATGACAGGAGCACAACATATCGGCTTGACAGAGATTGAAGCAACTTTTTCAACTCTTGAAAATGCCAAAAAAGAAGATATTTTAAAAAATCTAAAAATTACAGACAAGGATAGTAAAGAAGTGGTTGTGAAAGACATTGTGCTTGATCCCAAAACAAAGAAAGCAAAAATCATAGGAGACTTTGGACAAGCGCAAGCTCCTTATACGGTAAAGTATGGCAACGACCAATTTAAAACCAGTATGAATTGGCAGTTGAAGGATAGTCTCTACAAATATGATGGTGAATTGGGTGCGCGTGTTAGCCAAAAAGGTACGAAAGTGGATGTGACCTTCTGGTCACCAAGTGCGGATCAGGTAGATTTGGTTGTTTATGATAAAAATGATCAGAACAAAGTAGTTGGTAAAGTAGCGATGACAAAAGGAGAAGCTGGTACTTGGAGGACAACATTGACATCGCAAACAAATCTAGAAATTAAGGATTATCGCGGTTATTTCTATCATTATGAAATTACGCGCGGTGATAAAAAAGTACTAGCTTTGGATCCATATGCCAAATCTTTGGCAGCTTGGAACAGCGAAGATGCCGAAAAAGGTGAGTCTTACAAGATTGCAAAGGCAGCTTTTGTTGACCCAAGTGAGCTTGGTCCGAAAAATCTGACCTATGCGAACATTCCAGGCTTCAAGAGTCGGGAGGATGCAGTTATCTACGAAACGCACGTCCGTGATTTTACTTCTGACGCAACTATTTCTAAGGATTTGAAGTCTCAATTTGGAACATTCTCAGCTTTCGTTGAAAAATTGGACTATTTAAAAGAACTTGGGGTTACTCATATTCAGTTACTGCCGGTTTTAAGTTATTATTTTGTCAATGAATTGAAAAATGCCGAGAGATTGGACAAGTATGCTTCTAGCAATAGCAACTACAACTGGGGTTATGATCCACAAAACTACTTCTCCTTGACAGGAATGTATTCAACCAATCCGACAGATCCAGCTAAGCGCATTGAAGAATTTAAAAATCTTGTTCATGAAATTCACAAGCGCGGAATGGGTGTGATTATGGATGTGGTTTATAATCACACGGCAAAGACCTCTATTTTTGAAGATTTAGAGCCGAATTACTATCACTTTATGGATGCAGACGGCACTCCTAGAACTAGTTTTGGTGGCGGACGTTTGGGAACGACGCACTACATGAGCCGTCGTGTTTTGGTGGATTCTATCAAATATTTGACGAGCGAATACAAAGTGGATGGCTTCCGTTTTGATATGATGGGAGATCACGATGCAGAATCCATTCAAAAAGCGTATGAGGAGGCTAAAAAGCTCAATCCAAATCTGGTGATGCTAGGTGAGGGGTGGAAGACTTACGCTGGAGATGAAAATAAACCAGTCCAACCAGCGGATCAATCTTGGATGAAATCTACCGATACAGTCGGTGTATTCTCAGATGATATTCGAAATACCTTGAAATCTGGTTATCCGAACGAAGGAGCACCTGCCTTTATCACAGGTGGAAAACGCAATGTCGAAGATGTTTTCAAAAACATCAAAGCACAACCAACGAATTTTGAAGCAGATGATCCGGGAGATGTGATTCAGTACATTGCTGCGCATGATAATTTGACCCTCTTTGATGTGATTGCTCAATCTATTAAAAAAGATCCAGCTATCGCAGCGAACAATCAAGAAATTCACCGTCGCCTGCGTTTGGGCAATCTAATGATCCTTACTTCTCAAGGGACGTCATTCCTTCACTCTGGACAAGAATACGGACGAACCAAGCAATTCCGTGACCCAGCTTATAAATATACGGTTTCAGAAGACAAAGTACCAAATAAATCACACCTGCTGACCAATGCGGACGGAACACCATTTGAATATCCTTACTTTATCCACGACTCTTATGATTCGAGCGATGCGGTCAATCATTTTGACTGGACAAAGGCAACAAACGGTGACAAATTCCCTGAAAATACGAAGAGTCGCGACTATGTGAAAGGGATGATTGCTTTGCGGAAGTCAACAGATGCCTTTACACGCAAGACCAAAGCTGAAGTCGATCAAAATGTCACTTTAATCACTCAGCCAGGCAAAGACGGGGTTGAAAAAGAGGATACGGTTCTTGGATACCAAGTTGTGGCTTCAAATGGAGACATTTACGCTGTCTTTGTTAATGCGGATAGCAAGAAGCGAAAGTTTAACTTTGGCGAAGCTTACAGGCATTTGGCAAATGCTCAAGTTGTGGCAGATGGCAATACCGCAGGAGTAACGGCTATTTCAAATCCAGCTGGTGTGGCCTTAGGAGCAGACGGGGTTACCTTAGCACCATTGACAGCGACGATTTTACGCATTCAAAAAAATAGCAAACCAAATCAAGAAAAACCAAAAGAAGAACAAAATCAAACCAAGCCTTCTACGCCGAAAGGAGAGTCTGGTCAAACAACGACTTCGTCAACACAGTCAAATACTTCAGCTAGTCAGACGCAGCAACAGCAAGCAGGAGCTGGAAAAGCAGATAAGACTTTACCGTCCACAGGGACGACAATTTCCATTGCTGGCGTGCTAGCAGGAATTGGCTTGTTGTTATCAAGTGTAGTTGTCCTTAAGAAAAAGAAATAA
- a CDS encoding 5'-nucleotidase, lipoprotein e(P4) family: protein MKSSKATITIFSALASVILLTSCGTKTTDNKAAQSNTSDSKVTMTYDQLRSRENTMSTLWYQKSDEAKALYLQGYNVATNRLKELLQKPTDKPYSIVLDLDETVLDNSPYQVQNVKDGTAFNPKNWDAWVKKASAKAVPGAKEFLQYAHQNGVQIYYVSDRDASQVDATIKNLEKEGIPVQGKDHLMFLEKGVKSKEGRRQKVQETTNLAMLLGDNLVDFADFSKTSAEERSKKLEELKNEFGGKFIIFPNPMYGSWESTVYKGKKLDAKGQTEERQKALEGYKK from the coding sequence ATGAAATCATCTAAAGCCACAATCACAATTTTCTCTGCTCTTGCTTCGGTTATTTTATTGACCAGCTGTGGAACGAAGACGACAGACAATAAGGCTGCGCAAAGTAACACATCTGACAGTAAAGTCACCATGACTTATGACCAATTGCGGTCAAGGGAAAATACCATGTCCACTCTTTGGTATCAAAAGTCAGATGAAGCTAAAGCGCTGTACCTACAAGGTTATAATGTCGCAACGAATCGTTTGAAAGAATTGTTGCAAAAACCGACAGATAAGCCTTACTCAATCGTTCTTGACTTAGATGAAACAGTATTAGACAACAGTCCTTATCAAGTTCAAAATGTCAAAGACGGTACGGCCTTTAATCCTAAAAATTGGGATGCATGGGTGAAAAAGGCTTCAGCTAAGGCGGTTCCTGGTGCCAAAGAATTTCTCCAATATGCACATCAAAACGGTGTTCAAATCTACTATGTTTCTGACCGTGATGCGAGCCAGGTAGACGCGACAATTAAGAATTTGGAAAAAGAAGGCATTCCAGTACAAGGGAAAGACCATTTGATGTTCTTAGAAAAAGGTGTGAAATCAAAAGAAGGTCGCCGTCAGAAAGTACAAGAAACGACGAATTTGGCCATGCTTTTAGGTGATAACCTCGTTGACTTTGCGGATTTCTCAAAAACATCAGCAGAAGAACGTAGTAAGAAATTAGAAGAATTAAAGAACGAATTCGGTGGAAAGTTCATCATCTTCCCAAATCCAATGTACGGTTCATGGGAAAGCACTGTTTATAAAGGTAAAAAATTAGATGCGAAAGGTCAAACTGAAGAACGTCAAAAAGCATTAGAAGGATATAAAAAATAA
- a CDS encoding PolC-type DNA polymerase III yields MSSTFEILMNQIDMPLDMRQSSAFLHAEIEQVLVHTVSHVWEFQFAFGEILPIELFQELKKRLNEEFSKTGNQAIFEIKVANQDFTEELLQAYYKEAFIEGPCASQGFRSMYQQLKVHAEGGQLLIEGPSSIDTEHFRKTHLPNLAKQLVKFGFPHFQCQVKASDALTQQQVETFQAEKEKIVQAANDEALKAIEALQQMAPPPAEEKPNYSDFQARKAAARPKLDKAEITQMIDIQTEENRIVFEGMVFDLEQKVTRTGRVLINFKMTDYTSSFVLQKWFKNEEEAKKFDMIKKNSWLRVRGNIEMNNFTHDLTMNVQDVQEVVHYERKDLMPEGEKRIEFHAHTNMSTMDALPEVEELIATAAKWGHKAVAITDHGNVQSFPHGYKAAKKAGIQLIYGMEANIVEDRVPITYNEVDMELKEATYVVFDVETTGLSAIYNDLIQVAASKMYKGNVIAEFDEFINPGHPLSAFTTDLTGITDEHVKNAKPLEQVLQEFQDFCQDTVLVAHNATFDVGFMNVNYERHGLPQITQPVIDTLEFARNLYPEYKRHGLGPLTKRFQVSLDHHHMANYDAEATGRLLFIFINDAAEKRGVTNLQKLNTDLVDENSYKKARVKHATIYVKNQTGLKNIFKLVSLSNTKYFEGVPRIPRTVLDAHREGLILGTACSEGEVFDAVVSQGVDAAVEVAKYYDFIEIMPPAIYAPLIAKEQVKDVEELHTIIKNLIEVGNRLDKPVLATGDVHYIEPEEEIYREIIVRSLGQGAMINRTIGHGENAQPAPLPKAHFRTTNEMLDEFAFLGDELAHKVVIDNPNQLAATFEPIEVVKGDLYTPFIDKSEEQVAEMTYAKAFEIYGNPLPDIVDRRIERELSSILGNGFAVIYLASQMLVQRSNERGYLVGSRGSVGSSFVATMIGITEVNPLSPHYVCGKCQYSEFITDGSYGSGFDMPDKDCPHCGHKLSKNGQDIPFETFLGFDGDKVPDIDLNFSGEDQPSAHLDVRDIFGEEYAFRAGTVGTVAAKTAYGFVKGYERDYNKFYRNAEVERLAQGAAGVKRTTGQHPGGIVVIPNYMDVYDFTPVQYPADDLTAEWQTTHFNFHDIDENVLKLDVLGHDDPTMIRKLQDLSGIDPNEIPMDDQEVMALFSGTDVLGVTQEQIGTPTGMLGIPEFGTNFVRGMVDETHPTTFAELLQLSGLSHGTDVWLGNAQDLIKQGIADLSTVIGCRDDIMVYLMHKGLEPKMAFTIMERVRKGMWLKISDEERNGYIAAMKENNVPEWYIESCGKIKYMFPKAHAAAYVMMALRVAYFKVHHPIYYYCAYFSIRAKAFDIKVMSSGLDAVKRKMNEISEKRKNNEASNVEIDLYTTLEIVNEMLERGFKFGKLNLYKSDATEFLIDGDSLIPPFSAMDGLGDNVAKQLVKARAEGEFLSKTELRKRGGLSTTLVDKMDEMGILDNMPEDNQLSLFDDLF; encoded by the coding sequence ATGTCATCTACGTTTGAAATTTTAATGAATCAAATTGATATGCCACTTGATATGAGACAATCAAGTGCCTTTTTACATGCAGAAATTGAGCAAGTTTTAGTGCATACCGTCAGTCATGTTTGGGAATTTCAGTTTGCTTTTGGAGAAATTTTACCCATTGAGTTGTTTCAAGAATTAAAAAAACGTTTAAATGAAGAATTTTCTAAGACGGGCAACCAAGCTATTTTTGAAATTAAGGTTGCCAATCAAGATTTTACAGAGGAGCTGTTGCAGGCTTATTACAAAGAAGCATTTATAGAAGGACCTTGTGCCAGTCAAGGTTTTCGCAGTATGTACCAACAGTTAAAGGTGCATGCTGAGGGTGGTCAGTTGTTGATTGAAGGTCCTTCAAGTATTGATACGGAGCACTTTCGGAAGACACATTTGCCAAATTTGGCTAAACAATTGGTGAAGTTTGGTTTTCCGCATTTTCAATGTCAGGTCAAAGCAAGTGACGCCTTAACTCAACAGCAAGTTGAAACTTTCCAAGCTGAGAAAGAAAAGATTGTGCAAGCGGCTAACGATGAAGCTCTCAAAGCTATCGAAGCGCTGCAACAAATGGCGCCACCACCAGCTGAGGAAAAACCAAATTACTCTGATTTTCAAGCACGAAAAGCAGCCGCACGACCAAAGTTGGACAAGGCAGAGATTACGCAGATGATTGACATCCAGACCGAGGAAAATCGCATTGTCTTTGAAGGAATGGTCTTTGATCTTGAGCAAAAAGTTACTCGCACAGGACGTGTGCTGATTAACTTCAAGATGACTGACTATACTTCCAGCTTCGTGCTTCAGAAATGGTTTAAAAACGAAGAAGAAGCCAAGAAATTTGACATGATTAAGAAAAATTCTTGGCTGCGTGTGCGTGGAAATATTGAAATGAACAACTTCACGCATGACTTGACCATGAATGTTCAAGATGTGCAGGAAGTCGTACATTATGAGCGGAAAGACTTGATGCCAGAAGGTGAGAAGCGGATTGAGTTTCATGCGCATACAAATATGTCAACCATGGATGCTCTGCCAGAAGTTGAAGAATTGATTGCGACAGCCGCTAAATGGGGGCATAAGGCAGTTGCGATTACTGACCACGGCAATGTACAGAGCTTTCCGCATGGTTATAAAGCCGCGAAAAAAGCTGGTATTCAACTGATTTACGGCATGGAAGCTAATATCGTGGAAGACCGAGTTCCTATTACCTATAACGAAGTGGATATGGAGCTCAAAGAAGCCACTTATGTTGTCTTTGACGTGGAAACGACTGGTTTGTCTGCTATTTATAACGACTTGATTCAGGTCGCAGCAAGTAAGATGTACAAGGGGAATGTGATTGCCGAGTTTGATGAGTTTATCAATCCAGGACATCCTTTGAGTGCCTTTACGACAGATTTGACGGGGATTACAGACGAGCATGTCAAAAATGCAAAGCCACTCGAGCAGGTCTTGCAAGAATTTCAAGACTTCTGTCAAGATACGGTGCTCGTTGCCCACAATGCTACCTTTGATGTGGGATTTATGAATGTCAATTATGAACGGCATGGGTTGCCACAGATCACGCAACCAGTCATTGATACCTTGGAGTTTGCCCGTAATCTCTACCCAGAATACAAGCGCCACGGTTTGGGGCCATTGACTAAGCGTTTTCAAGTATCGCTTGATCATCATCACATGGCTAATTATGACGCGGAAGCGACAGGACGCCTGCTCTTTATTTTCATTAACGATGCGGCAGAAAAACGAGGTGTCACCAATCTTCAAAAGCTAAACACAGATTTGGTGGATGAAAACTCCTATAAAAAAGCGCGGGTCAAACACGCTACGATTTATGTAAAAAATCAAACGGGTTTGAAGAACATTTTTAAATTAGTCAGTTTGTCTAATACAAAGTATTTTGAGGGCGTACCGCGGATTCCACGAACAGTTTTGGATGCGCACCGAGAAGGCTTGATTTTAGGAACAGCCTGCTCGGAAGGAGAAGTGTTTGACGCGGTTGTTTCGCAAGGCGTTGATGCTGCAGTGGAAGTCGCAAAATACTACGATTTTATTGAAATCATGCCTCCAGCAATTTATGCACCGTTGATTGCCAAAGAGCAGGTCAAGGATGTCGAAGAGCTTCACACCATTATTAAAAATTTGATTGAAGTGGGAAATCGATTAGACAAGCCTGTTCTTGCTACAGGTGATGTGCATTATATCGAGCCTGAAGAAGAAATTTATCGGGAAATTATTGTCCGCAGTCTAGGGCAAGGGGCAATGATTAACCGTACCATTGGGCATGGCGAAAATGCCCAACCAGCACCACTTCCAAAAGCGCATTTCCGCACGACCAATGAAATGCTGGATGAGTTTGCCTTCTTAGGTGACGAATTAGCTCACAAGGTGGTTATTGACAATCCAAATCAATTGGCGGCGACCTTTGAGCCGATTGAAGTGGTGAAAGGTGACCTTTATACACCATTTATTGACAAATCAGAGGAACAAGTCGCTGAAATGACTTATGCTAAAGCCTTTGAAATTTATGGAAATCCACTGCCAGATATTGTAGACCGACGAATTGAGCGGGAATTATCCTCCATTTTGGGGAATGGATTTGCTGTGATTTATCTAGCTTCGCAAATGCTGGTACAGCGCTCAAATGAGCGTGGCTATCTGGTGGGGTCACGTGGTTCGGTCGGCTCTAGTTTCGTTGCGACCATGATTGGGATTACTGAGGTGAATCCTTTGTCTCCTCACTATGTTTGTGGCAAATGCCAGTATTCAGAATTTATCACGGACGGTTCTTACGGTTCAGGCTTTGATATGCCAGATAAAGATTGTCCGCATTGTGGGCATAAGTTGAGTAAAAATGGACAGGATATTCCCTTTGAAACCTTCCTTGGCTTTGATGGTGATAAAGTGCCCGATATTGACTTAAACTTTTCTGGTGAAGATCAACCGAGTGCTCACTTGGATGTTCGAGACATTTTTGGTGAAGAATATGCCTTTCGTGCCGGGACTGTTGGTACAGTCGCTGCCAAAACGGCTTATGGCTTCGTGAAAGGTTATGAGCGGGATTATAATAAATTTTATCGTAATGCAGAAGTAGAACGATTAGCGCAAGGTGCAGCAGGTGTCAAACGAACGACTGGACAGCACCCTGGAGGAATTGTGGTTATTCCAAACTATATGGATGTCTATGATTTCACACCAGTTCAGTATCCGGCGGATGATTTGACGGCAGAATGGCAAACAACTCACTTTAACTTCCATGATATTGATGAAAATGTCTTAAAACTAGATGTACTCGGTCATGATGACCCGACCATGATTCGGAAATTGCAGGATTTGTCAGGCATTGACCCCAATGAAATTCCAATGGACGATCAAGAAGTGATGGCTCTCTTTTCTGGGACAGATGTTCTCGGAGTAACGCAGGAGCAGATTGGTACGCCGACCGGTATGCTGGGGATTCCTGAGTTTGGAACCAACTTCGTGCGGGGTATGGTAGATGAGACTCATCCAACGACCTTTGCGGAATTGCTTCAATTATCAGGATTGTCTCACGGTACTGACGTATGGTTGGGCAATGCACAAGATTTGATTAAGCAGGGGATTGCTGATTTGTCTACTGTTATCGGTTGTCGGGACGACATTATGGTTTACCTGATGCATAAGGGCTTAGAGCCTAAAATGGCCTTTACCATTATGGAGCGGGTGCGGAAAGGCATGTGGCTCAAAATTTCTGATGAGGAAAGAAATGGCTACATCGCTGCTATGAAGGAAAATAATGTGCCTGAGTGGTACATTGAATCTTGTGGAAAGATTAAGTACATGTTTCCCAAAGCTCACGCGGCTGCCTATGTGATGATGGCCTTGCGGGTGGCCTACTTCAAGGTGCATCATCCGATTTATTACTACTGTGCCTACTTTTCTATCCGTGCCAAAGCCTTTGACATCAAAGTCATGAGTAGTGGACTAGATGCAGTGAAGCGCAAGATGAACGAAATCTCTGAAAAACGCAAAAATAATGAAGCTTCCAATGTTGAAATTGACCTTTATACAACTCTAGAAATTGTCAATGAAATGCTGGAAAGAGGTTTCAAATTTGGCAAACTCAATCTGTATAAGAGTGATGCGACAGAATTTCTTATTGACGGAGATAGCTTAATTCCTCCATTTTCTGCTATGGACGGTTTGGGAGACAACGTTGCAAAACAATTGGTTAAAGCGCGTGCAGAAGGAGAATTTCTTTCAAAAACCGAATTGCGCAAGCGTGGCGGCTTGTCCACTACTCTAGTCGATAAAATGGATGAAATGGGGATTTTAGACAATATGCCAGAAGACAATCAGCTCAGTCTCTTTGATGATTTATTCTAA
- a CDS encoding GlsB/YeaQ/YmgE family stress response membrane protein, with protein sequence MIGSMFVGFIIGLIAGAITSRGERMGCIGKILLGWFGSWIGQLLFGHWGPMLADTAILPSVLGAVILLALFWNRGT encoded by the coding sequence ATGATTGGTAGTATGTTTGTCGGTTTTATTATTGGCCTCATCGCCGGGGCTATTACTAGCCGTGGAGAGCGTATGGGTTGTATCGGAAAAATCCTCCTGGGCTGGTTTGGTTCCTGGATTGGTCAATTACTTTTTGGGCACTGGGGACCGATGCTAGCGGACACAGCTATCCTTCCATCGGTGCTGGGCGCTGTTATCCTTTTAGCTCTTTTCTGGAATAGAGGCACGTAA